In the genome of Streptomyces sp. V2I9, one region contains:
- a CDS encoding M6 family metalloprotease domain-containing protein yields the protein MQQPRHRIRRHRRPIALIGATALVIAAMASASTTLPTGGRASAGPAATTPDAALAPCRISAAMGVQMSEGLPTPPGYARSTGKIRALNLMIDFPDAEGTEPAAERYAEFFPQTSDWFRTSSYGRLDYRSEAPVQDWLRMPAPFAEYGMERGSPFEPGYRQLVKDIVAAADPRVDFSAYDLINVLVTPNAGPSALDTVLSVTFSGNDEAPEADGVPLSNTSFVYSRQDDGSGSYARTGYRVLPHENGHVFGLPDLYTMEGGGSVGHWDIMSEDWGANNDFLAWHKWKLGWLDNEQISCASRPGVSDHTLGPLATEGGPKLAFVPLSAESGYAVEVRTAAGNDEAVCRPGVLIYKVSSDVDTGQGPVSVADATEDSGGCTRRPNVHAELSDAPFRPGQTFTDRANGVRISVLDEDDDGNYRVRVTRP from the coding sequence CCACCCTCCCCACCGGCGGCCGCGCCTCGGCGGGCCCGGCGGCCACCACGCCGGACGCCGCGCTCGCGCCGTGCCGGATCTCCGCCGCCATGGGCGTACAGATGTCCGAGGGCCTGCCGACGCCGCCCGGCTACGCCCGGTCGACCGGAAAGATCAGGGCACTCAACCTGATGATCGACTTCCCGGACGCGGAGGGCACGGAACCGGCGGCGGAGCGGTACGCGGAATTCTTCCCGCAGACCTCCGATTGGTTCAGGACCAGCTCGTACGGGCGGCTCGACTACCGGTCCGAGGCCCCCGTCCAGGACTGGCTGCGGATGCCCGCGCCGTTCGCGGAGTACGGGATGGAGCGCGGCTCACCGTTCGAGCCGGGCTACCGCCAGCTCGTGAAGGACATCGTCGCGGCCGCCGACCCGCGGGTCGACTTCTCGGCGTACGACCTGATCAACGTCCTCGTCACCCCGAACGCCGGCCCCTCCGCCCTGGACACCGTTCTCTCGGTGACCTTCTCCGGCAACGACGAGGCCCCGGAGGCGGACGGCGTACCGCTCTCGAACACATCCTTCGTCTACAGCCGCCAGGACGACGGTTCGGGGTCGTACGCCCGAACCGGATACCGCGTCCTGCCGCACGAGAACGGCCACGTCTTCGGGCTGCCCGACCTCTACACGATGGAGGGCGGCGGCTCGGTGGGGCACTGGGACATCATGTCGGAGGACTGGGGAGCCAACAACGACTTCCTGGCCTGGCACAAGTGGAAGCTCGGCTGGCTCGACAACGAACAGATCAGCTGCGCTTCCCGGCCCGGCGTCAGCGATCACACGCTCGGCCCGCTGGCCACCGAGGGCGGACCCAAGCTCGCGTTCGTCCCGCTGAGCGCGGAGTCCGGCTACGCCGTGGAGGTCCGTACAGCGGCGGGCAACGACGAGGCGGTCTGCCGGCCCGGAGTGCTGATCTACAAGGTCAGCTCCGACGTGGACACCGGCCAGGGCCCGGTCTCCGTCGCCGACGCCACCGAGGACAGCGGCGGCTGCACCCGCCGCCCCAACGTGCACGCGGAACTCTCCGATGCCCCGTTCCGCCCCGGCCAGACCTTCACCGACCGGGCCAACGGCGTACGGATATCCGTGCTGGACGAGGACGACGACGGCAACTACCGAGTACGGGTCACGCGGCCGTAG